The Echinicola jeungdonensis genome segment CCACTACATAAATGGTGTCCCTCAAAATGCCGAATTCTACTCCAATGCCATCAAATTCACCATCCAGTTGGGACTGGGCCAACTCTGCATCCTCTGCAGGGATATAGCTAGAATGGGGGTCCAGTTTTTCAAGCATTTTTTCGATACCATGTTCCACCAGTTCATTGGTGTCCACGCTATCTACATAATCCCGGTTAATGTAGGTGATGATTTCCTGAATTTTATAAATAGCCGATTTCAAATCATTATGGTCAGATTTGGGCTCTGCAAAAGTGGCCCCGATCCATATTCCAGCAGAGATAGCCAAAGCAAGGATGATGGGGAGTCTGATTTGGGATTTGCTGTTTTTTATTCCTTTCGCGCTCTCACGCAATCTATTTTTTTCTTCACTCACGATTAGCCTAATTTATTTATCAATTCACAAATTCAATTTGCCACAAATTCAAATATACAATTTAACATTGTTTTACACTATTTCGTTTTTGTAAACGTAATAAAATCAATTTAGGGGGCTAATCCCCGGAAATTAGCTTAAATTATTTTACTTTTGTCTAATATGTCAGAATCAGCTCACTTAAACAAACGGTCTATTGGTGACTTAGTTCGCGAAAACTATGTTTTTGCGGGTGTGTTACACTATTTTGGCATAAGTTTTTATAGATATGAGCAAAAATCCCTGGCAGAGGTTTGCCAGCAATTCAGGATCAATCCCCAACAGCTGATCCAAGAACTTGAAAACTGGGCAATGAGAAAAGAGCCCAGTTCTGAAGAGTTTTACCTTAGGCCCATAGAGGTTCTGGTGGCATACCTCAAAAAGAAGCACCATTTTTTTCTTCGCCATGAATTACCTTTTTTGTCCAGCATGATTGATGGTATTCCTGCTAATGGGGGCTATGCAGACTTGCTTTCAGATATGAAGTTGGTTTTTCCTCTTTTTGTGGATGATTTTATCCATCATATTCATGAAGAGGAAAGTACCCTTTTCAAACGGATAAAAATGTTGCAGGAGGTAGAAAACAACCAATACAGGTTGGATGAGGGATTGAAAATTTTGAGCCAACCTTCCATTGTTAATTTGGCTGAAGAACATGAAGTTCATGATGATGAGATGGAAGGAATCCGTAAACTAACCAATGGCTACATGCTAAGTGAAGAAGCTCCAATGGCAATTCAGGTGCTTTACCATGAATTGCAGCATTTTGAAAATGAGCTTGTCATCCACGCCAAAATTGAAAACGATTTGTTGTTCCCAAAGGCCATTGAACTTGAAAAAGAAGTAAAAAGGAAATTGACCAATAAAATTAGATTGAATTGATGGGAAGGGTTATTGCGATTGATTTGGGAACCAAAAGAACAGGAATCGCCGTTACAGACATATTAAAAATCACCGCTAATCCGCTTGAAACTATTCATTCCAAGGATTTATTATCCTACTTGGAAGATTATTTCCAAAAGGAAGAGGTGGAAACTATCGTCATTGGTCATCCCAAATCCATGGATGGGAAGGACACCAATATGACAAAACCTGCCCTAAAGCTTAAGAAGGATTTGGAAAAAAAATATGCGGACAAAAAAGTGGTTTTGGTGGATGAGAGGTTTACTTCCAAAATGGCCATGCAAAGCATGATTACCATGGGGAGTAAAAGGAAAGACAGAAAAGAAAAAGCCGGCAACCTGGACAAAATCAGTGCTGCCATCATATTACAAACCTATTTAGATCAACTATGATTTATCCGATCGTTGCATACGGAAATGCCATTTTAAAAAAGGAAGCTGAGGAAATAAAAGAAGGTGAAGCCTTGGAATCCATGATAGCTGATATGTTTGACACTATGGATAATGCCAGTGGAGTAGGCCTTGCCGCTCCACAGATCAACAAAGGTGTTCGATTGTTTGTCATTGACAGTAATCTGATGTTGGATGAAGACAATGAGGAAAAGGGAGTCAGAAGGGCGTTTATCAATCCCATCATTTTGGATGAGTATGGGGACGATTATAGTTTTGAGGAAGGCTGTCTAAGTATTCCAGATGTCAGGGCGGAAATTACCAGGCCCGAAACCTTGACCATCGAGTACTTTGATGAAAACTGGGAATTAAAGGAAGAGGAATTTTCCGGAATGACCGCCCGGGTTATCCAACATGAGTATGACCACCTGGAAGGAATTCTCTTTGTAGATTACCTTAAGGGCCTTCGCAAAAGAATGGTGAAAAGTAAGCTTCTCGATGTGAGCAAAGGCAAAATCCCCACGGATTACAGAATGATTTATCCCGTGAAATAATAAATCAAAAAAGAGGTTGATATGGCAGAGCATTAGGCTTTGCCATTTTTTTTCATTTAAATTGATCCTTATGCCTGACAATCTAAAGGTTACTTTAGTACAAACAGATATCTATTGGCAACAGAGGGAAGCTAACCTTGCCATGCTGGAGGAAAAACTTTGGATGCTGGAGGAGGAAGTGGACCTGATTATCCTCCCCGAAATGTTCCCTACAGGGTTTTCCATGGAAACAGAGAAGTTGGCAGAACCCATGAATTTTACAACAACCCGTTGGATGCAACAAATGGCCAAACAAAAACAAGCAGTTATAACAGGGAGCCTGATCATCAAAGAGGATAATAAATTTTTTAATAGATTGCTATGGGTGACTCCTGCTGGGGAAGTGAATCATTACGATAAAAGGCATCTTTTTAGAATGGCCCACGAGGATAATTATTTCAACATGGGGCTGGAGAATAACATTGTGGAATTAAAAGGATGGAAAATTCTGCCCCAGGTTTGTTACGATCTAAGGTTCCCGGTTTGGTCCAGAAATAAAAGTGATACCGACGGTAATATGGATTATGACCTGAGTTTTTTTATTGCCAGCTGGCCTGCAGCCAGGGTGGGAGCCTGGGACATTTTGCTGAAAGCTAGGGCCGTGGAAAATCTCTGCTATACCCTGGGAGTGAACAGGGTTGGCGAGGATGGGAATAATATCGCTTATTCTGGCCACTCTGCCGCATATGATTTTAAAGGGGAAACCATTGCTACAGCCAAAGAAAATGAAGAAATGGTTACCGTTGAATTGTCCTTTGAGGCTTTGTCCAGGTACAGGGAAAAGTTCCCAGCATGGAAAGATGCCGATCAATTTACATTAAGGACTAAGGATTAATTTTTGGGAGAAGATTTTTCCGTTAGCGGTCCTCAGCTGGATAAAGTAAATGCCATGGGGTAATCCTAAGGTGTCTATTTCTTTGGCTATCCCAGCTTCCAATGGGGTGAAAACCAAAAGCACCTGTCCGACTGTGTTGATGACCCTAAACGGCCCATCCATGTTGCTGAGGATTTTTGTGTTTCTCTTTGTTGGGTTTGGGAATAGATGGAAATTAGTCTCACTATCAAATGGTTGGCTGGAAGAGATGTCTTTAAGGTAAATCAATCCCCCAGCTGTATTGCCCAAAATTAAATCTGTTTTTCCATCAAAAGCATTTGGAATTGCACTGATCCAGGTATGCCTGCCAAACCTAGTTTCAGTTAATGATTCATCTTTTAATTTCAGGATTTGACTTTGTTTGGTAGCATTTGATTGGGTGAAATTGGGGATATAGGAGAGGATACCTTCTTGGTCTACAGCATACAGATTTAGTTGATTTCCTTTTCTAATCACTTTAACACTTAGATTTCTGCTGGCAGGATTGTCCCTGAAATCCAAATAACTTCTGTCCAAGAGGGTTAATTTCGGGGTTTTTCCGGTTTCAACTTGAAAACGGATCAACTCTCCGGTTTGACGGGCCAATAGGAGGTAATGGTTTTCTCCTTCAAGGTAATATTCAAAATGGTCTAGTATGCCCAAGGAAATTCCAGGGACGGAAATTTCTGTCAAATCATCCAAATTATCTCCGGAAAACCAGAAAAGTTTCCTTTTGGGAGCATGGTCTTCTGTTTCAACCCCTGATAAAAGGATTCCTTTACCGGGAGAAGGAATTTCAAGATATTGGAGTTCGGTCATATGCAAGGAGGAAAGGCTCAGGTAATCATTTTCCTCTAACTGAAGGCTTGCCTGGTTGAGATGGAAAAGACTGGCCTGTCCAACCGATTCACCTCCTACCAGATTATTGGTGGTAACGACCAATTCTCCAGTCAGGTGATTACCTTTAAAGTGTGGCCGACTGTTTTCTCCCAAATCAATCATTTGTTCTTGCAAAAAACGATCGGTGACCTCCTGCCAGGTGCCATTTTGGTTTTCCAGTTGAATAAGACTTTTCCGAAAATTAATTCCAGCTGAAATTGTGGTTGATGAAGTGTTGGAGGTGATGATCAGTTGATCCTGAATGCTATGAGCAACGTGATAAATGGGAAATTGCGGGAAATGGGCCAACCCTGGCAAGTTGGTATAGAAGGAATTGAAAATAGGAGTTTCATTGGTACCTGCATTGGGTAGAAAATAAAGGATATTGCATTCGTCCTGTCCCATGAGGAGATCCAATAAGCCATCTTTGTTAAAGTCTTTCAATAAAATGGAATGGCCTCCGAAGTGTTTTGTGGCCTGATTTTCGCTTTGGGACAATACTTTATTAATTGGGTCACCATCGCAGGTTTGACCAAAGGAGAAATATCCGCAGCCACAAAATTCAAAATTCCCCCAGCGCACCTTGGAAGGTGCAAAACCATCAATGTCTGCCTGACCTTTTCTTTCCATGCTGGTGTTTTTGAAATAATCCAGGTAATCACCTTCAGCATAATTGAAAGTCACCAGGTCAAGATCCCCATCTTCATCAATATCTTGGAGGGCAGGGATGTCCAGGTTATTTGCCTGGATGTTGGAGCCATTTTCCAAAGGCAAAAAATCCTGTGCAACTTTCCAGATAGGGTGTCCGTTTTCAATTCCGGCATTTTGGTAAGCTTTGATACCGAAGGGGCTGCTTGTAAAAAGATCATTAAGGCCGTCATTATCAAAATCCTTAAGGATTAGAAAGCCTTGAATATCTTCCGGAAAATAATGGGGCATTTCCGGAAGGTGTTTAAAGCTAGTTCCATCTTTTTCAAAGACCAAAATGTTCCTGGCATTAATATCCCAAAGCACCCATTCTTTCTTGCCATCCCCATTGGTATCCATTGTCTGAATTTGTGCGGAATTGATTCCACCAACAAAGGGCATGGAAGGTGCCCTCTTCTCCAATTGAGTTGGGATTTGGCCAAATTCGAAAAATTTTTGGGCATCCACAAAAAAAGGAAAAAGTAGCAGAAAGATTGACAAAAGTGGTTTCATAAGGAGAAATTGGGCATATAAAGGTTTGTACTGTAAAATTAACCGTAAGTTCTTGCCAAAAGATGCGTTGTAATGATTTATTTTGGGCTAAAATTTAAATCATTATGACGAATTTGGAATCCCTTTACCATTCATTTCTCAAATCAAGTGGCGTTTGTACCGATACCCGGAAGATCAGCATAGGGAATTTATTTTTTGCCTTAAAAGGCCCAAATTTCAATGCCAATACTTTTGCTTCCCAAGCATTGGAGGAAGGGGCCTTGGCAGTAGTAATTGATGAGAAAAATTATTTAATAGAAGGGGATGAAAGGTATTTCCTAGTGGATGATGCCCTGGAGGCTTTACAGCAATTGGCTAATTATCACAGGAAAAAACTAGATATTCCTTTTTTGGCAATTACAGGGAGCAATGGAAAGACCACTACCAAGGAATTGCTCAATGCTATTTTAAGCAAAAAATTCAATACAAAGGCTACTGTAGGAAACCTTAACAACCATATTGGAGTTCCTCTTACCCTTTTGTCCATGGATGAGAAAACTGAGTTTGCCATTGTGGAAATGGGAGCCAATAAAATAGGGGATATCCAGGAGCTTTGTGAAATTGCTGCACCGACTCATGGCCTAATTACCAATATTGGAAGAGCTCATTTAGAGGGATTTGGCAGTTTTGAAGGCGTTTTAAGGGCCAAAACAGAACTTTATCATTACCTGATTAGCAAGGGGGGAACCATTTTTGTCAACAGCCAAAATCAAATTTTGGCCAATATGATCAAGCGGATGAATGACCCGGTGCTATATCCTGCAAAAGGAGATTTTTATCAATGTGAATTTGTGGAAGCCAATCCTTTTGTGAAATTCCGTACCGCAGACGGAAAGGAACATACAACCAATATGTTGGGGGCATACAATTTTGATAATATAGCCACTGCTTTAGCCGTAGGTGTTTATTTTGGGGTAGATGAGCCGGTGGCCATACAGTCAGTGAGTCAATATGTTCCTGGAAATATGCGCTCCCAACTGATCGAAAAGGGCAGTAATTTAATCATTCTGGATGCTTATAATGCCAATCCAAGCAGTATGGAGCAAGCCATTAGGACTTTTGGGGAGATGACTGGCAAAAAGCATAAAATGGCCATTTTGGGAGATATGTTTGAGCTGGGAGATTCCGCAGTGGAAGAACACAAAAAATTGGGAGAATGGGTCAATTCCTACGAAATCGATAAGGTTTGTTTCACTGGGGAGATGGTCCAAAATGCCCTTCTTAAAGCTCCACGAGCACTTTATTTTCCAGACCCTTTTAGCCTAAGAAACTGGCTGGCCGACTCCCAACTGGAAGATTACCTTATTTTGATCAAAGGAAGTAGAGGAATGAAGTTGGAAGGCTTGGTGGATTATATTTAGGCGTTGGGAAGTTGAAAAGTTTTAAGGTTGTTTATGGGGAGTTCCAAATTTTTACATGTAGTTATAATTATGACTGTTAATTTTTTATAACCTAAAAATGGGAGAAATAAATAGCCTCATTTCTGTGGCATATTATTTTTTTGCCTTTATTTAAATAAGATGATCACGCCTTTTGAGTCAATCCATAAAAAAAGTGAGACAATATTAAAAATTATAAAAGGAAACCGGTGGCTTCGGCTCTGCCCAGCCACCGGAACTAATTCTGTCCAGTTACCCCAATTTTCCTTTTTAACCATTAACTCATCTCAATTAGCTGAAATTTTTCTCCGGCCTGATTTTCCCCTTCTCTTCTTGGTACCAACAAAAAGGCCTCGGTTTGGGATAAGCTGAAAAGGTCTCCGGATCCATTGTTTTTGATAGGCATGGCTTCTCCATTTTTCTTGTTGATTTGGACGGGAACAAATTGGGAAATTTTAGGATTCCCTGGCAATGATTTCCCTAAAGTGCATACATTAAATTGGAGTTTTTCTCCCAGAGATTGGTGAAGCCATTGTCTGAAATAAAACTGATACCCCACATAGGTAGCTAATGGGTTGCCGGGAAAGGCAAATACTTTACTGTTCAATTCCTTGTGAAATCCAAACCAAAAGGGTTTTCCTGGCTTTTGGGCTACACGGTGGAAGGATTTTTGCACCCCCAAATCATCCAAAACTTCTGGGATCATGTCATACTTTCCTTTGGAAACTCCACCACTCAGGAGAAGTACATCGAAATCTTTTAAAAGCCCTTTAAGTTTATCTTCCAGTTCAGTTTTGTCATCTGTGATATGAAACATTTCCGGCTTTATGCCATCTTTCATCAATCCCGCCCAGAGGGAATAAACATTGGATTTCCTGATTTGGTGTTCTTGTGGTGTTTCATCTACATTGACCAGTTCATCACCAGTGGAAATGATGGCCACATCGGGCAAATTGGACACTTTTACTGTGATTTTCCCCACCGTAGCGAGAACCCCGATATCTGCAGCATTGATCTTTTTACCATTGGCAATGATCTTTTCCCCTTGCCTGGAATCACTTCCCCGGTAATGGATATTTCTTTTGGCAATTTTTTCCAAGTTGATTTTGGCTTGGCCATCTTGAATTTCCACCTCTTCATAAGGAATAACCGTATCGGCATTTTTGGGCATGATAGCACCGGTCATGACCTCGATACAATGTTTGCGGTTCTCCAAGGTCATTTGGGGAAGGCCAGCAGCTTGAATGCCTTGAATAGGATAGGAGCCAAGTGGTTGATTTTCCAAATCGCCTAATTGTATAGCTATACCATCCATGGTCACCCGGTCAAAGGGAGGGGCGTCCCGGTCCGTATGAATGTCCTCAGCAAGAAAGCGCCCCACTGATTCCATTAAAGGCACTTTTTCCTGTCCATAGTTTTGGGAGGATTCTAAAACTTGAGATAAGGCTTCTTGAATATCGATCATGGTGGTTATTTCTTTCTCTTTTTAAATTGTTAGTGATTTTTTCAGTAGCTTAATAGTCTGCCTAATTTATGGCCTACTGACAACTGTACACAGCCGATTTATACTAAAGACTTGCTCATGTTTCATTTACAGGTAAATAAAAACAGGTCTTTTTATTACTTTAGGTTTTTTCAATGAAGGGATAAAAGTAACTTTTCACTTTCCATTTATGAAGGGTTTATAAACTAAAAATGCGGAATTGTAATCATGCACGTATTGAAAATGTTCATTGGATTCACTTTTTCCAAAAATCCACTAATCCGAATAATAAGCTTTAGTTCAAGTTGCCAAAGACCCATGAACTATATAACTAATGGGATATTGTTTAAAATTTGCCTAGGATCAAGTTAGGTTAATTAAAGTATCGTCTCTCTAAGGTGATTAATTCCTCCCTTCAGGTTGTAAAGGTCAAATTGAGGGGATAACTCCTCCAAAATCTGTCCAGCAAGTTGACTCCTTTTTCCTGCCTGGCAAACCAGGACTACGGGCAATACTGTGTTGATTTCCTGGTGCCGTTTCTCTAATTGGTCTAAGGGTATGTTTTTCCCCTTCTCAAAGGGATCCTGGGAAGCTTCCTGCATGCTTCTGACATCAATGATTTCTATGGGTTTACCTTCCAAAATCCAATCCTGATAGGTATGTGGGTCTAAGTTTTTTATACCAGGTGAATTACAAACAGGTTGCCGATAACTTTCTTTAAGCTGGGTGATCTGGTGATTTTGCGGAAAGTTGGGGACCCCTATTTTGTGGTGGGACTGAGAAAGGATGTCAATAATCAGTAATTTCCCGCTAAGGGTTTCTCCAATTCCTGTGATGACCTTTACAGCTTCTATGGCTTGATAGGTCCCTATCAAACCCGGAAGCACACCCAACACCCCGTTTTCATCACAATTGGGAATGGTTTGCGTATTGTTGGATTCTGGAAATAGGCAACGGTAAGTCGGGCCATTTTTATAATTCAAAACACTGACCTGACCTTCAAAATTATGAAGTGCTCCATAAATAAATGGTTTGTCCAGGATCACACAAGCATCATTGACCAAATAACGGGTGCCAAAATTATCTGAAGCGTCTATTATCAAATCATATTTTGAAATAATTTCCAGGGCATTGTCGACTGTCAGAAACTTCCTGTGGTTGATCCAATTAGTCTCTGGGTTTTGTTTTTGGAGATGGTGGATAAGGGTTTGTGATTTTGGTTGGCCAATATCATTTGGAGTGTATAGGGTTTGTCGGGGAAGATTACTTTCCTCGATGAGGTCCCCATCCACCAAGCCAATGGTACCTACGCCAATGCTATTAAGGTACTGGGCGGCAGGGGTGCCCAGGCCACCTGCACCAATGATCAGAACCTTTCCTTGGGCCAGCTTTTCCTGGCCTTCGTGTCCAAATCCTTTTAGTTTATGGTGTTTTTCGTACCTTCTTGAAGGCATTAGTGAGAAATTCTAGATTTGGCTAATTTATAATCTTCTGGATAATTGGCATTGAACAATTCCAGGTCATTTTCAGGGAATATCTGCTTGATGTCCTCATTCATCAAAAATTTTCTTGGGCAACTTTTTCCGGTTTCCCTGATGAATTTTTCTGCGGCTTTTAACCCTTTTTGTTCCCATATGGCGATCAAAGGTTCTGGCATTTCGGATTCTCTGGTAGCATAAACAGTTGCCAATTTATTAGGGTCTCTATTTTCCACCAGTTTTTTGATGGTGTCTTCATGGACATGGGGCAAATCAACAGCAACTACCAGCCAGGAGGCCTCTGGATATACGTGGTGGGCGGAAAGGATACCATTTAGTGGCCCTTTGTACAAAGCATTGTCGGTGATAACATCCAATCCTGACTTGGTAATATGGGTTTGGTCGCCCCGACAGCTTACAAAAGTTCTGGGACAAAATTCCCGGATAGTGTGATATAAATAGGTTCTATGGTTGGTCCGGTAATATTGTAATTCACTTTTGTCCTGGCCCATTCTACTGCTTTTTCCTCCGGCCAGTACCAATCCATAAAGATTATCTGTTAAATGCATTTTTACCTCCTTCTTTTGCCATTAATTTTGTTTCACTAATAATTATATCATGGGAAAGTGCCTTACACATGTCGTAAACTGTCAGTGCAGCCACACTTGCAGCCGTTAGGGCTTCCATTTCTACACCTGTCTTGCCTTCACATTTAACCCTTGATTCGATTTTCAAATGATTTTCTTCCGGGAAAATGTCAATTTGAATTTTGCTTAAGGGTAAGGGGTGGCATAGTGGTATTAGGTCTGAGGTTCTCTTGGCCGCCATTGTTCCTGCAATGATGGCTGTCTGTAATATACTTCCCTTGGGACCAAGAAATTGATCGCTACTAAGGGATTGGAAAACTTCTTCGGGAAACTTGATGACCGATTGGGCAGTGGCGGTTCTTTGGGTGACATTTTTAGCAGAAACGTCCACCATTTTGGCTTTGCCATCCTGGTCCACATGAGAAAGTTTTTGGCTGGGTTCTTTCATCCTCCTATGAGTGTCATGGATTTTTTTGTCAAAGATTGTTGTTCTGCTTCAAACCCGTCTTTAGGACGGGTTTGCATGGCTGTTTGAATACCGAATTTTAATCCGTTGGCGTTTTTATAGTTTCCTAACAGGGATTTAAGGTCAATGGTTTCAGCCGAATACAAACATGTTTGCATTTCTCCTTTGGCAGAAACCCTGACCCGGTTACAGGTCCCGCAAAATGTACGGGAGTAAGAAGCAATTATCCCAAAGGATCCTTTGGCTCCTTTTAACCGGTAGTTGACAGAGGTGGAGCTCATTGGGGCAGGAAGTCTTTCCAGTTCTGAAAATTCGGATTTGATATGTTCCATTATGGCCACATGATCCCATTTCAGTTCCTGGAATCCGTCAGATTCACCGTTAAAGGGCATTTCCTCCAAAAAGCGGACCGCAATATTATGATCATGGGCAAAATGGATAAAAGGGATAATATCATCTATATTTTTCCTATCCATGACCACACAATTGATTTTGACATTAAAACCCTCATCGATCATTCGATGAATGTTTTCCATGATGGTGTCAAAATAATCTCTTCTGGTAATATGATTAAACCGGGCTTTGTCCAAGCTGTCTAAGCTGACATTAATACTGGTAATGTTCAGTTTTTTCAACAATGGAATATGCTTCCCGATTAACGTGGCATTGGTGGTGATGGAGATTTCTTCCAATCCTGGCAATTCTGCCAACCTTTCAAGAAATGGCATCAGGCCTTTTCTTACAAATGGCTCTCCTCCGGTAATCCGGATCTTATTGACGCCCATATCCACAAAGGATTTGGCCAATCTCCACATTTCCTCCCAGGTCAACAATTCGTTTTTATGGGCGAAGGCAACACCTTCTTCAGGCATGCAATATTGACACCGCAGGTTGCAGTTATCCGTAACGGATAGGCGCAGGTAATTGATTTTTCTTCCGTGGTTGTCGACAAGCATTGCGTGTATTTTACGGGTGAGCGTTGATCCAAGAGCTATGGTCTTGGTAAGTTTCTTTTTTCCAAATGGGAACAACCTCTTTGAGCCTGTCGATAAGATACCGAGAGGCTTGAAATGCTGCGTCCCTATGGGCTGAGGATGCACCGACAAAAACAACAGGGTCGGTGATTTTTTTCATCCCTACTGCATGGATAAGGACGACCTTGTTTAGAGGCCATTTGGATCCGGCCTCCTGGGCCAATTCTTCTAATTTTAAAATGGCCATTTTTTCATAAGCTTCAAAAAAAAGGTTGCTTACCTCTTTTTCATTGTTAAGGTCTCTTACCGTACCGATAAAAGTACAAATTCCCCCGCTTTTTGGGTCTATCAAATTCTCATATCCTTCCTGAATGTTGATTTCGGGGGTGATGGCAATATGGCTTTCCATGCTATTGTTTTTTAACCTCCGCTTACTGGAGGAATCAATGCTACTTCGTCGTGTTTATTGACAATGGTTTCTTCACTGGCATAAAACAAATTTACTGAAATGGCCAAAGAGGGCAGGTTGATCAGATCCGGGTACTTTTGGTAAAGCAGGCTTTTAAGATCCTTGACCTTTACAAATGTTTCTTCCATAGGAAATTCAATTTGAGAAGCTCCTGTGATGTCTTTGGCAATTCCGAAAGCGTTAATCTTCATAATCGCTATTTGATTAAATTGTCAATATTTCT includes the following:
- the moaA gene encoding GTP 3',8-cyclase MoaA, which translates into the protein MLVDNHGRKINYLRLSVTDNCNLRCQYCMPEEGVAFAHKNELLTWEEMWRLAKSFVDMGVNKIRITGGEPFVRKGLMPFLERLAELPGLEEISITTNATLIGKHIPLLKKLNITSINVSLDSLDKARFNHITRRDYFDTIMENIHRMIDEGFNVKINCVVMDRKNIDDIIPFIHFAHDHNIAVRFLEEMPFNGESDGFQELKWDHVAIMEHIKSEFSELERLPAPMSSTSVNYRLKGAKGSFGIIASYSRTFCGTCNRVRVSAKGEMQTCLYSAETIDLKSLLGNYKNANGLKFGIQTAMQTRPKDGFEAEQQSLTKKSMTLIGG
- a CDS encoding MoaD/ThiS family protein translates to MKINAFGIAKDITGASQIEFPMEETFVKVKDLKSLLYQKYPDLINLPSLAISVNLFYASEETIVNKHDEVALIPPVSGG
- a CDS encoding molybdenum cofactor biosynthesis protein MoaE, which produces MESHIAITPEINIQEGYENLIDPKSGGICTFIGTVRDLNNEKEVSNLFFEAYEKMAILKLEELAQEAGSKWPLNKVVLIHAVGMKKITDPVVFVGASSAHRDAAFQASRYLIDRLKEVVPIWKKETYQDHSSWINAHP